The following are from one region of the Paenibacillus sabinae T27 genome:
- a CDS encoding YebC/PmpR family DNA-binding transcriptional regulator, with the protein MGRKWNNIKEKKASKDANTSRIYARFGREIYVVAKQGEPDPESNRALRVVLERAKTYNVPKAIIDRALEKAKGNSDETYDELRYEGFGPNGSMIIVDALTNNVNRTASEVRAAFSKNGGSLGVSGSVSYMFDSTAVIGLVGKSADEVLEILMEADVDARDILEEDEAVIVYAEPDQFHSVQEALKNAGVTEFTVAELTMLPQNYVTIPEESQAQFEKLIDVLEDLEDVQQVYHNVDSEE; encoded by the coding sequence AATAATATTAAGGAAAAGAAGGCGTCCAAGGACGCCAACACAAGTCGTATATATGCAAGATTCGGGCGTGAAATCTATGTAGTGGCCAAGCAGGGCGAGCCGGACCCGGAATCGAACCGGGCGCTGAGGGTCGTGCTGGAGCGCGCCAAGACATACAATGTGCCGAAAGCGATCATTGACCGCGCGCTTGAGAAAGCGAAAGGCAATTCGGACGAGACTTACGATGAGCTGCGCTATGAAGGCTTCGGGCCGAATGGATCGATGATTATCGTCGACGCGCTGACCAACAATGTCAACCGCACCGCCTCCGAAGTGCGCGCCGCATTCAGCAAGAACGGCGGCAGCCTGGGCGTCAGCGGATCGGTCAGCTATATGTTCGATTCGACGGCGGTCATTGGCCTTGTCGGCAAGAGCGCGGACGAAGTGCTGGAAATTCTGATGGAAGCGGACGTGGATGCGCGCGATATTCTGGAAGAAGACGAGGCCGTCATTGTTTACGCCGAGCCGGATCAGTTCCATTCCGTGCAGGAAGCGTTAAAGAACGCGGGCGTCACCGAATTTACCGTTGCCGAGCTGACAATGCTTCCTCAGAACTACGTGACGATTCCGGAAGAATCGCAGGCGCAGTTCGAGAAGCTGATTGACGTTCTGGAGGATCTGGAGGACGTGCAGCAGGTTTATCACAACGTGGATTCCGAAGAATAG
- the udk gene encoding uridine kinase, producing the protein MLIIGIAGGTGSGKTTVARSVIERLGPGKVTFISQDNYYKDHSHLSLEDRSGINYDHPFAFDNELLIEHIKSLKQGEKAQAPVYDFTVHARSTNETVELLPNHIVIIEGLHVLSDESLRQLLDIKVFVDTDPDVRILRRVLRDIEDRGRTIQSIHQQYLTTVKPMHEAFIEPSKKYADIIIPEGGQNEVGIQLLSILTEKYLTGEKWPRT; encoded by the coding sequence ATGCTTATTATAGGTATCGCCGGCGGGACAGGCTCCGGCAAAACAACGGTGGCCCGCTCCGTCATCGAACGGCTCGGTCCGGGGAAAGTCACTTTTATCTCACAGGATAATTACTATAAGGATCACTCGCATCTCAGTCTTGAGGACCGCAGCGGAATCAATTACGATCATCCGTTTGCCTTTGACAATGAGCTGCTCATCGAGCACATCAAGTCTTTGAAACAGGGAGAGAAGGCGCAGGCCCCGGTATATGACTTTACGGTTCATGCCCGGTCGACGAATGAGACGGTTGAGCTTCTGCCCAACCATATCGTCATCATCGAAGGGCTGCATGTACTGTCCGACGAGAGCCTGCGCCAGCTGCTCGATATCAAGGTGTTCGTCGACACTGACCCGGACGTCCGCATTCTCCGCCGGGTGCTACGGGATATCGAGGATCGCGGCCGCACCATCCAGTCGATCCACCAGCAGTATTTGACGACGGTCAAGCCGATGCACGAGGCGTTCATCGAGCCTTCCAAGAAATACGCCGACATCATTATTCCCGAAGGCGGACAGAACGAGGTCGGCATTCAGCTCCTGTCCATCCTGACCGAGAAATATTTGACGGGCGAGAAATGGCCCAGAACGTAA
- a CDS encoding DsrE family protein, giving the protein MNRKIIFLTTDSMGSGDGRLGEQLLETYFTLLKQQDQLPAAIFCVNRGVLALTGKSMASLHLKELADRGVPVLACSTCVNYYGVGDQLYAGEVSSMGHFIELSAQYEVITIS; this is encoded by the coding sequence ATGAATCGCAAAATTATTTTTCTAACCACGGATAGTATGGGCAGCGGAGACGGCCGGCTTGGAGAACAGCTTCTGGAAACCTATTTCACACTGCTCAAGCAGCAGGATCAATTGCCAGCCGCCATATTCTGCGTGAACCGGGGCGTGCTTGCGCTGACGGGGAAATCGATGGCTTCCCTTCATTTAAAAGAACTGGCCGACCGCGGAGTACCGGTGCTCGCCTGCTCGACCTGTGTGAACTACTATGGTGTGGGCGATCAGCTGTATGCCGGAGAGGTCTCCAGCATGGGGCACTTCATCGAGCTTTCCGCGCAGTATGAAGTCATCACGATATCCTAG
- a CDS encoding threonine aldolase family protein translates to MSNPLQEAFNRATYPVIGHGKRNIGVLKDALDAYDGELDSDMYGAGRLIEDFQSKMAGILGKEAAVFFPSGTMAQQIALRIWCDCKGEKKAAYHPLCHLEIHEQRGLHELHGIEPVLLGGKNRLIGLADVQSLDESVSCLLLELPQREIGGQLPDYGELEAISAYCRERGIALHLDGARLFEVLPYYRKSAAEICELFDSVYVSFYKGIGGIAGAILAGDAEFTEQSKVWKRRHGGDLISLYPYILSADFYFEERFPNMERYYDGARELAGFFNKCHQITTLPEVPVSNMFHVHVSLPKERLEPLLVEIYEETNVGITHVLRENGESSCFFEVSIGDRYALIPREELQRAFALLNEKLTFSL, encoded by the coding sequence ATGAGCAACCCGCTTCAGGAAGCGTTCAACAGGGCAACCTACCCCGTCATCGGCCACGGCAAACGGAATATTGGGGTGCTGAAGGACGCGCTGGACGCCTATGACGGCGAATTGGACAGCGACATGTACGGCGCGGGCAGGCTGATCGAAGATTTTCAGAGCAAAATGGCCGGGATTCTCGGCAAAGAAGCTGCCGTCTTCTTCCCGAGCGGAACGATGGCGCAGCAGATTGCGCTGCGAATCTGGTGCGATTGCAAGGGAGAAAAGAAAGCCGCGTACCACCCGCTGTGCCATCTGGAGATTCATGAGCAGCGCGGGCTTCATGAGCTTCACGGGATCGAGCCGGTGCTGTTGGGAGGCAAGAACAGGCTGATCGGACTCGCCGATGTACAGTCCTTGGACGAGAGCGTATCCTGCCTGCTGCTCGAGCTACCCCAGCGCGAAATCGGCGGGCAACTGCCGGATTACGGCGAGCTTGAAGCTATATCAGCGTACTGCCGTGAGCGGGGGATCGCCCTGCATTTGGACGGCGCGAGACTGTTCGAGGTTCTGCCCTACTACCGGAAATCTGCGGCGGAAATCTGCGAGCTGTTCGACAGCGTGTATGTCTCTTTTTATAAAGGCATTGGCGGGATTGCCGGAGCGATTCTCGCGGGCGATGCCGAATTCACGGAACAGTCCAAAGTGTGGAAAAGACGTCACGGCGGTGACCTGATCAGCCTGTATCCTTACATACTTTCAGCCGACTTTTATTTCGAAGAAAGGTTTCCTAACATGGAGCGGTACTATGATGGGGCAAGGGAGCTGGCCGGTTTTTTTAATAAATGCCACCAAATCACTACCCTTCCGGAGGTGCCTGTCTCGAATATGTTCCATGTTCATGTAAGTCTTCCCAAGGAAAGACTGGAGCCTTTGCTGGTGGAGATATATGAGGAAACCAATGTCGGAATAACGCATGTTTTGCGGGAAAACGGCGAATCGTCCTGCTTTTTTGAGGTAAGCATCGGTGACCGGTATGCCCTTATCCCCAGGGAAGAACTGCAGCGGGCATTTGCCCTGCTGAATGAAAAACTGACCTTCTCATTGTGA
- the ald gene encoding alanine dehydrogenase yields MIIGVPKEIKNNENRVAITPGGVVSFVKEGHKVLVEKGAGLGSGFLDEEYAAAGAELIDSAAEVWSGAEMVMKVKEPLESEYGYFRAGLVLFTYLHLAPEPALAKALKDKGVFAIGYETVTEGRTLPLLTPMSEVAGRMSVQLGAQFLQKNHGGQGILLAGVPGVSRGKVSIIGGGVVGTNAAKMAIGLGADVTIVDLSADRLRQLDDIFGAQINTLISNPYNIAKAVAEADVLVGAVLIPGAKAPKLVTEEMVKTMKPGSVIVDVAIDQGGIVETIDQVTTHDNPVFEKHGVLHYSVANMPGAVAKTSTIALTNVTVPYALQIAGKGALKAVQENEGLLNGVNIANGKITCKAVADALGEEYFTVAQAMSQEFTLI; encoded by the coding sequence ATGATCATCGGAGTACCTAAGGAAATTAAAAACAATGAGAATCGCGTAGCCATTACCCCAGGCGGTGTAGTCAGCTTTGTCAAAGAAGGTCACAAGGTTCTGGTAGAAAAGGGCGCGGGCCTGGGCAGCGGATTCCTGGACGAGGAATATGCCGCAGCCGGAGCGGAATTGATCGACAGCGCAGCGGAGGTATGGAGCGGCGCCGAGATGGTCATGAAGGTTAAAGAACCGCTGGAGAGCGAATACGGCTATTTCCGTGCCGGTCTCGTTCTGTTCACTTACCTTCATCTGGCTCCCGAGCCTGCTCTGGCGAAGGCGCTGAAGGATAAAGGCGTATTTGCGATCGGCTACGAGACGGTGACTGAAGGCCGCACGCTGCCGCTGCTGACGCCGATGAGTGAAGTGGCGGGCCGCATGTCCGTACAGCTGGGCGCTCAATTCCTGCAAAAAAATCACGGCGGCCAAGGCATTCTGCTTGCCGGCGTTCCTGGAGTAAGCAGAGGCAAGGTCAGCATCATCGGCGGCGGCGTTGTCGGAACAAACGCGGCGAAGATGGCTATCGGACTCGGAGCGGACGTTACCATCGTTGACCTGAGCGCCGACAGATTGCGCCAGCTGGACGATATTTTCGGTGCGCAAATCAATACGCTGATCTCCAACCCGTATAACATCGCCAAAGCGGTTGCCGAAGCGGACGTGCTGGTAGGCGCGGTGCTCATTCCGGGCGCGAAAGCTCCGAAGCTGGTAACCGAAGAAATGGTGAAGACCATGAAACCGGGCTCTGTTATCGTCGATGTGGCCATTGACCAAGGCGGTATTGTAGAGACGATCGACCAAGTGACGACCCATGACAATCCGGTATTCGAGAAACACGGCGTACTGCACTACTCCGTAGCCAATATGCCTGGCGCTGTCGCCAAAACATCGACGATCGCTCTGACGAACGTTACTGTTCCTTACGCGCTGCAAATCGCAGGCAAAGGTGCGCTGAAGGCCGTGCAAGAGAATGAAGGCCTGCTGAACGGCGTCAATATCGCCAACGGCAAAATCACCTGCAAAGCCGTTGCCGACGCGCTTGGCGAAGAATACTTCACAGTAGCCCAAGCCATGTCCCAAGAGTTTACCCTGATCTAA
- a CDS encoding PucR family transcriptional regulator, protein MTEASLSFDRFFDSMESLADAISESLQSQVTIEDDNHHVIGYSSHQFESDPARISTIIGKRVPDSVIIGLRKKGIMRQLENTPHPIRISGVMEVGLGPRLAMCIKHQKEVLGYIWVVDAGNLKEGYAENVVSKAAQIAARYLLKQRGWKTKQTQVQEDFFWKLLTSHYGTEQDIRRDAGADGIELPSGYFIGVFEPDRTVDNHFLLKFRQTAESYSGVSLVFLTTEHNRIITMFTFHYPIEGTEALSSYMRLLVDQTNKHEDCRISGGCSLHYSEYLSAAVAYMEAASIAEIKRLLPFQARELLLYEDMGFWAHLPAIIEQKRSRNRRSPLLYPLKEHDRVHKTDFVKTVAVYLTFNGNLKESASFLHIHTNTLMYRLNRIAEITGKNLKDTHYRFSIYLDILTEETRQLNQWFAEG, encoded by the coding sequence GTGACCGAAGCGAGCTTATCCTTTGACCGTTTTTTTGACAGCATGGAGTCCTTGGCGGATGCCATCAGTGAATCGCTGCAATCCCAAGTGACCATTGAGGACGACAATCATCATGTGATCGGCTACAGCTCCCATCAATTCGAGAGCGATCCGGCGCGGATTTCGACCATTATCGGCAAGCGGGTGCCTGATTCTGTCATTATCGGCCTGCGCAAAAAGGGGATCATGCGCCAGCTTGAAAATACGCCTCATCCGATCCGGATTTCGGGGGTGATGGAGGTGGGGCTTGGCCCCCGCCTGGCGATGTGCATCAAGCATCAGAAGGAGGTTCTCGGCTACATCTGGGTTGTCGATGCAGGCAACCTGAAGGAAGGCTATGCGGAGAACGTCGTGAGCAAGGCCGCGCAAATCGCCGCCCGGTACCTGCTGAAGCAACGGGGCTGGAAGACGAAGCAGACCCAGGTGCAGGAGGATTTTTTCTGGAAGCTGCTGACCTCGCATTACGGCACGGAGCAGGACATCCGGCGGGATGCGGGGGCGGACGGGATTGAGCTGCCTTCGGGTTATTTTATCGGCGTATTCGAACCCGACCGGACGGTGGACAATCACTTCCTGCTGAAGTTCCGGCAGACCGCGGAGAGCTATTCCGGCGTCTCGCTGGTGTTCCTGACCACGGAGCATAACCGGATTATTACCATGTTCACTTTCCATTATCCGATTGAAGGGACAGAGGCCCTGTCTTCCTATATGCGGCTGCTGGTTGACCAGACGAACAAGCACGAGGACTGCCGGATATCCGGGGGCTGCAGCCTCCATTACAGCGAGTATCTCTCTGCGGCTGTCGCCTATATGGAAGCGGCGTCGATTGCCGAGATCAAGCGGCTGCTGCCTTTTCAGGCCCGCGAGCTGCTGCTGTACGAGGATATGGGATTTTGGGCGCATCTACCGGCGATTATCGAGCAGAAACGCAGCCGCAACCGCAGAAGCCCTTTACTCTATCCGCTGAAGGAGCATGACCGGGTGCACAAGACCGATTTTGTCAAAACCGTCGCCGTCTATCTCACCTTCAATGGAAATTTGAAAGAATCGGCATCTTTTTTGCATATCCATACCAATACCCTGATGTACAGACTGAACCGGATCGCCGAAATTACGGGGAAAAATCTGAAGGATACCCATTACCGCTTCTCCATCTATCTGGACATTCTGACCGAAGAGACCCGGCAGTTGAATCAGTGGTTTGCGGAAGGTTGA
- a CDS encoding Zn-dependent hydrolase — protein MQTQNIFVNGARLKDTIEAFADFGRTPANGVTRLSLSEEDIKVRDYFRSCCEELGMTVTVDDMGCMYATLEGTEDKPPIVMGSHLDTVVKGGRFDGVFGVITGLEVVRTLVDHGIKPRIPVTVMNFTNEEGARFEPSMMASGVLSGKFDKEVMLKSKDPEGVTFGEALKASGYEGAAENRIKEATAYLEMHIEQGPVLEKEGLTIGLVDCVVGMVCYEIEVTGESNHAGTTPMGMRNDAFFAATDLVAELRSKLGGLDSELVYTMGRVNVYPNIHTVIPNKVVFTVEARHKNEEVIAEVVSIIDSLPETQSGCSVSKKKLWGRDTVWFDEQVCGAIESSVKSLGYSHKKMASGAGHDAQFVASYLPSAMIFVPSVKGKSHCEEELTSYEDCEKGVNVMLETVLTLLGDSGE, from the coding sequence ATGCAGACGCAAAATATTTTCGTTAACGGAGCCCGGCTTAAAGATACGATCGAGGCTTTTGCCGATTTCGGACGTACGCCTGCGAACGGTGTCACCCGGCTGAGTTTAAGCGAAGAGGACATCAAGGTGCGGGATTACTTCCGTTCCTGCTGCGAAGAGCTGGGAATGACAGTCACAGTGGATGATATGGGCTGTATGTACGCCACGCTGGAAGGGACCGAGGATAAGCCTCCGATCGTCATGGGTTCTCACCTCGATACCGTTGTAAAAGGTGGGCGCTTCGATGGCGTTTTCGGCGTAATCACGGGCCTTGAGGTTGTGCGGACGCTTGTCGATCATGGCATCAAGCCGCGCATTCCGGTGACAGTCATGAACTTCACGAATGAGGAAGGGGCACGGTTCGAGCCTTCGATGATGGCGTCCGGCGTGCTGTCGGGTAAGTTCGATAAAGAGGTTATGCTGAAGAGCAAAGATCCGGAGGGGGTTACCTTCGGGGAGGCGCTGAAGGCCAGCGGATACGAAGGGGCTGCCGAGAACCGCATCAAGGAAGCGACCGCTTATCTGGAAATGCATATCGAACAAGGTCCTGTACTGGAAAAAGAAGGCTTGACGATCGGGCTCGTCGACTGCGTAGTCGGCATGGTCTGTTATGAAATTGAAGTCACCGGGGAATCCAATCATGCCGGAACGACGCCGATGGGGATGCGGAACGACGCGTTTTTTGCCGCTACCGATCTGGTGGCGGAGCTGCGGAGCAAGCTGGGCGGGCTCGACTCCGAGCTGGTCTATACAATGGGCCGGGTGAATGTGTATCCCAACATCCATACGGTCATCCCGAATAAAGTCGTCTTCACCGTCGAAGCCCGGCATAAGAATGAAGAGGTCATCGCCGAAGTGGTGTCGATCATTGATTCGCTGCCGGAGACGCAGTCCGGCTGTTCCGTGTCGAAGAAGAAGCTGTGGGGCCGCGATACCGTCTGGTTCGACGAGCAGGTATGCGGGGCCATTGAAAGCTCGGTGAAGTCGCTCGGTTATTCCCACAAAAAAATGGCCAGCGGAGCCGGGCACGACGCCCAGTTCGTGGCAAGCTACCTGCCTTCGGCGATGATTTTTGTGCCGAGTGTGAAGGGCAAGAGCCACTGTGAAGAAGAGCTGACCTCGTACGAGGATTGCGAAAAAGGCGTCAATGTGATGCTGGAGACGGTGCTGACGTTGCTCGGAGATAGCGGGGAGTAA
- a CDS encoding nucleoside deaminase, which translates to MNQDEFFMKEAIRLSKLAVEHGNEPFGAILVKGGEIVYSNENQIYSATDPTFHAEAGLLRRFCAETHITDLREYTLYSSCEPCFMCCGAMVWTKVGRLVYGASDIDLCNLLDEQGSHCSQIVFENSPHKPDITAGILREESLSVLASYFSHNTKG; encoded by the coding sequence ATGAATCAAGATGAGTTTTTTATGAAAGAAGCAATCAGGCTATCTAAACTTGCGGTTGAGCACGGTAACGAACCTTTTGGAGCGATATTGGTTAAAGGCGGAGAAATTGTATATTCTAATGAAAACCAGATTTATTCTGCAACCGATCCAACGTTTCATGCAGAAGCAGGGTTGCTACGGAGATTTTGTGCTGAAACCCATATTACCGATTTACGTGAGTACACCTTATATTCGAGCTGCGAGCCTTGTTTTATGTGTTGCGGCGCAATGGTTTGGACAAAGGTTGGGCGATTGGTTTATGGTGCCAGTGATATAGATCTGTGTAATCTACTGGATGAACAGGGAAGTCATTGCAGTCAAATTGTATTTGAAAATTCTCCCCATAAACCGGATATTACAGCGGGCATATTACGGGAGGAAAGTTTGAGTGTATTGGCCAGCTATTTTTCCCACAACACAAAAGGCTAA